ACCGAATTTGCTCTTCCTCTTGTTGATTTCTCACGCTGCTTGATCTTCGGGTAGCAACGGGTATTACAAGGGGGCCCTCTTGCTTATGAGCTGGTGATTTTGTGCATATGCAATAGGAAGGCGCCGTGTTGGATCTCATGGAGTGATGATAATTCGGGGCGGAGGTATTACAAATGCATTGCTGCACATGTGAGTCAAAAATTGGTCGTGTTTTATCAAGGACTCATTCTATTTGAGTGGATTTATTTTGTGAAAACATAAGTTTTTGTTGTGCAAATGTAGGCAATCAACAACTGCGGTTTTTATGTCTAGATTGATGGGGAGCATACActatttttgaagaacttgcTTTTGGATCTTCATGATGTTGTTTGGAACCTGAGGAATGGGAATGCCCAATTGAAGCAACTCAATCGGCAAGGTACTGGTGATGTTGTTTGCAACTTGAGGAGGGAGAATGCTATGCTAAAGCAAATGAACGAAGACCTGCAGAGGAGCAATGAAGTTAAGGAGGCTACCATGAAGGCAAAGATTAAAGAGTTGGAGAAGGATGTATGTTGCATTGACAGCCATGGCCACCATGTTAAGATCTGGGAGTAGATGTAGCTCATTTAGCTGGATTTGAGTTGTTGCATGTTTTGTATGTGTCCTGTGTTGAAGTTTAGTGCAATGTGAGTCATGGTAAATTGATGTAAGATCTTTTGTTGTGCTTTGTGAACTGATGAATGGTACTGGAATGCAATGTAATGCTTGTGAGAAACCATGAACCGGATGAACACATTTTTAATATGTAACCAAATTCATGAGCATTAAGAACATTCATTATTTGTGCAAGGCAACTACCATCCATACATGTTCAACAGTTAGTACATGGTTCATGAACCATATTTACAAACAAACATGTTCACCAGCTAATAAATGGTTCAACAGTCATATTTACAAACAAAAGCGCTGAACATAAAAAGCCTGATGCAACACAGAAGCAGTTCATTAGTTGTCTCCAAACAGCAGGTATGATAGCCTAGAAGTATGTCATGCTGTCCTCTTCCTTGGTGGCTGATTATGGACTGGCCGAGCAGCTGAAGTAGCAATTTGTTGAGTGTtgttgctttgccaaccttgaaTGCTGCTGGTTTGCCAAGCTTGAGAGGTGGTACTTTGTTGTGTGCCCATTGGTCCCTGCAAACAAGAGGTGGTTTATCCGATGCACAAAGGAATTCCATGCACAAAATAAAAGATGAATGAACATATTAATTACCTCTATGTTTGATGTTCCTGCCTCACTTGCTTTCCTCTTACTAGTAGCATCTCTTTTGATGTAGGCATTCTTCTTCTCTCCTGCCTTATGATTAAGAGGACATCTTCTTGCATTGTGTGTTGTTTTGTGACACAAATTGCACTTCATTTTGGTGCCCTTCCTGTTCATTTTTTGTTCCTTTTGGTGCTTCATCCACCTCCCTTGTCCTCTGAGTTTTGGGCCTTCCAAGCATCCTGACATAAGCAGGAGGATGTGGCCTTGGCATATCAGAAACTTGCCACCTCTCTTGAACTTCAACAGGTTGCAAGCAATGCTGATAGATCTTTCTATACTCTATGATTGAAAAACATGGTGCTATGTAGTCATCCAATTTCCTTGAACATGAATAGATTACACTGATAGCATGAAAAATGGCATACCTGAGAGTTGCCAGTACCTGTAGCTACATGTTCTCTGCTCCAAATTCACTGTGTACCTCCTCCTATCATTCTCCCTGACCTAAAAACCATTTGCACCATCACATGGCAAAACACTTTCCAGACCTCACAATATTGAGTTTTAGCTTCTTGAAAATGTTTGGGTAGATTATTCCCTGCCACCTCTCTACCTTTGTCCTCTGTTCTTGAATCCTCACCATGACCTTGCATCTTATTGCCTCATGCATAGAAATAATAGGAAAGAACCTTGCGTCCATGATGAGTTATTAAAACTCTTACACATATTGTTATCAACAAAATCACAATCAAACCTAGCTTGAAGAATGCCCTACTCCAATGCTTAGGTGAAGTGTTCATCATGTCCCTAGATCCAAATATCATGTGCCAACTTTGCTCAATTGTAGTTGAGTTGCTCTACATTTGGTGATTTTGCACAGTACCAGAACTTCTTCTGTAGTTCATAGTCTGTTTGCTTCTTCCTCTAGTTTGCATAGATGTGCCTTGCACGCATCCTATGCTCTGCATTGGGAATCAGCTCCTGAAATGCCTTCAATAGACCCTACAAAACAAACATAAGGACTATCATAAGTATTCAGCATGCAACGAATAATGGTTGGATGGACAAGGTGATCAGTGCTCATCAAGTACCTTCTGTTGGTCAGAGATCAATACCCATCCTTCACCTCTAGCATTAATGTTCAAGTCCTTCTGTACCAAtacaagaaaccagtaccatgAGTAATATGTCTCTTTCTGCTAGCCAGGCAATATGGTATAATCTGATTATTGGCATCTCTTCCTATGGCACACAATAGTTCACCATTGTTAGCACCCTTGAACCAGCAACCATCTAATCCAATAACTCTTCTACAACCAGTAAGAAATCCTTTTCTGCATGCATCAAGGCAGACATAGAACCTCTCAAACACATGCTTGTCAAACATATGCCGGAGGCAAAGCCGAGCGGAAGGAGCGAGGAGGCGCAGTCACTTATGCATGGAGGGGACGAGACGATTCATCTCCTCTTCCGCCTATAGAGGAGGCCCAATAATGACCTTGACAAGTGGGCCAAGGGGGCAACGTGGAGGTATGTCCAGCTTAGCATACCAGCAGTGCAAAACCAACCTGCAAAACAGCCTTGAGGGGATTTTAACTGGTTTCATCTACTTTAGGGTGTAAAATATCTAGTTTTGTACTTGGAGGGTGATGTAGTTCACTCTTCCTAGTTCACGGGGTTAAGTATACTTTTTcctactatttctaaagcaaataatttttttgtccGTTGATCGGAATCCTAATCAGTTTTGAGACCAATCAATCTGAATCCTAATCGGAACCCGGATAAATCAATTTGAATCTCAATCGGAACACAGACGATCAATATCTCGTACAATCACTGAACGACTAGTAAATTAAGTAAATGAACACAAAATTGATGTATTATATCGATCTATTATAATATTGTAACAACGCACAAGTACTATATTAGtctaatatttttaaaataaagcaAGCAATATTCCCTTTTGGTCAAACAATTAGAGTCCTAATCGAAGTTTGGACAAATCAATCCGAATCCTAATCGGAAAGGTGGACAAATTAATCAGAACCCCAAATCGGAATACAAACAATCAAAATCTCGCATAATTACGACACAACCTTacatgaaataaataaacatAAGGTATTACATAGATCTATTATACTAAAGCAATGCACAAGTACTATGCTAGTAATCTATATTTATATCTGTATCATTTCTAAAGCGAGTAAAGTTTTCACTTAAATTTTTAGTTTGGTCCATCTTGTCCGTATACGAGTCGGATAAGTCCTCCGTCCACAACTCGATCACGTAGATCTCAATACGTATCCGATACTTATACCGACTCTGTCCATAACAATGCACGGGTATAATAGCCTATCTATACatatttctaaagcaaggtTTCCACCTGAATTTTTGGTATGGTTCATCTTGTGTCATTGACAGGTGGGGCCTTAGTCCATCTTGTATGCAAGTCGGGCCAGCCCTCCATAAACAACTATTATACGTATCCGATACTTATATCAACTCTGTCTGTAGCAACGCATGTGCATAATTTCTAGTTTCTAAAAAAGCAAGCAATATTTTCTTGGTTCATCAATCAAAATCTTAATTGGAGTCCGGACAAATCAATCCGAATCCTAATCAGAAGTCGAACAAATCAATCTGAATCTCAATCAGAACGCGGACAATCAATATCTCGTACAGTCACGGCACAGTATATACATTAAGTGAATGAACACAAAGATGTTACGTGGATCTATTATATTAACTCTATTATATTAACCATATGTTAAGTGGATCTATTATATTAACTCTATTATATTAACCATAGCAACACTCGTGCGCTATGCTAGTCTATATCTATACCTATATATTTCTAGAGCGAGTAAGATTTCCACctagtttttttttggttttgccAGTCTTACATTCACATGTGAGTCTTAGTCCATTCCATATACGAGTTGGACAAGTCCTCCGTCCACGACCCGATTATGTAAATCTCTACAAATTAACGTACTAACAGATATATGTAACTATCCGATACTTATACCAATTTTATATATAACAACGACGAGCATAATAACCTActtaatattttttaatatataaaTTGAAATCCGACCAAATCAATCtaaattcaatttgaattctctaagggcgtgtttagttcgcgaaattttttggattcgattactgtagtactttcgtttttatttagtaattagtgtccaatcataAACCAATTAGACTCAACAAATTCATCTCATTATTTACAATTAAATTGtgcaattaattattttttaaattatatttaatgttctATGTGTTCAAAAATTTAACGTGAcgaaatcttgaaaaattttggaacATGCCTGACTTTCCGAGAAATCTGCCTCTCCTGTCTGCTGTGTCGGTCGCCGCGGGCCCCATCTGACGGTCCGGCCGACCGCCGACGCGTACCCCAGTTGAGCCGAAATCAATCCCCAATCCATATCCTCCCCTcccaccaaaccctagctccggcGCGCAATACCGGCGGCGATCCAAGATGCCTGCGACGGCGGGGCGCGTGCGCATGCCCGCGAACAACCGCGTGCACAGCAGCGCGGCACTGCAGACGCACGGCATCTGGCAGAGCGCCATCGGGTACGACCCCTACGCACCCGAGAACAACAAGCAGCAGCCGGGCCGCCCCTCGTCCTCCGTCTCCGCcaacgccgctgccgccgccgccaacgatgccaacgccgccgccgcagccgccggatCCGGGTCCGGCGACGGCAACGCCTACAATAGCTTCCAGGGCCTCCTCGCGCTCGCGCGCATCACTGGCTCCAACTCCGACGAGACACGCGGCGCCTGCAAAAAGTGCGGCCGCGTAGGCCACCTCACCTTCCAGTGCCGCAATTTTCTTTCCGTCAAGGACCTCGACCTGGACGACGCTGATGCTCAGGCTGCCGCGCAGGCAGCTGCGCAGGCCAAGTTCGATGAGATCAAGAAGAAGGCTGCAGCCGGCGGGAATGCAGATGAGGTTTCcgatgaggaggaagaggacgagGACAGTGATTCCTCTGATTCCGACATcgatcctgagctggagaagatAATTGCTGAGCGCGAGCGTGCCAGGAATGGGGGACGGAGGTCCAGGGATGAAGAGAAAAAGTCAAGCCACCgccacaggagcagcagcagcaagagaagatcaagacacACCAGGAGCAGGAAGAGTGATGATAGTGAGGATGAAGAGGAGGAAGGCAGAAGAGGCAGGGACAGGAAGAGGGCTGGCAGATCGAAGAAGCATGAATCAGATGAGGATAGCAGTGATGACAGTGAATCTGATAGGAAAAGGCACAGGAAGAGCAGGAAGGACAGGAAGAGGCGCAGGAGCCACCACAGGAGTGACTCATCGGATGATGAGGATATATCTGGAGGTGAAGAAAGgaggcgccggcgccaccgGAAGCGGCGCCATCACCGGAGGGAAGCATATGACAGTGACAGTGGTGGTAGTGAGTCTGCAGCTGAAAAGAGGTCCAGCAGGCGGAGGAGGCATCGCAGGTCAGAAAGCAGTGGGTCGGATGAGGATAAGCGACATGATAATCGGGGAGCAAAACGTTCCGGGGAGAAGAGCAGGGACCGCAAGAGGAGCTAAAGAGGAGCATTGAATTGGTAATTTGCCCTCAATGATGTTATTGAGTCCCTCTATTTTATCAGCTGGTCCTTGAGAATCTTATTTTATTTGTCCTTGTCATAAATGTGATACAATTAACGTGTGATGCTTGTTATGTATAACGTATTGGTGTATCAGTATATGTCtgtctaaaaaaaagaaactaccATGCGAGCGTAATTCGGTAATTCTGAAAAATGAAACTACTGTGGGAGCGTAATTTGATAATTGACAAGGATTTTTTAAATGTTATGGGGTTTCCTTCTCCCTCAGTGGTACTGGAACAGATAATTAGCATCAGACCTTCATAGAGTGATGGATCCAGGAAGCTGCCAATTTTATCATGTTTGACCTTGTACATATGGGAGTAGGCTTTTTAAGAACCGATGTTATTAAGAGAACATGTGTCTTTTTGGTGTGATGGCTTATATTGGTCATAGCATAATCTGTTGTTGATGTTTCATTATTTTGATTCTAAGAAAATTTATGATGTGACATGCTTCTGACATATGTATAAGATTTTGAATTGTCAACATTTGGAACAGTTATTTTGTCTTTTAATGAAATTGTTTTGAGGTGATAATGTGTTTTTAAGCTATCCTCTCAATGAAATTGTGGAGTTAGTTGTACAACTAGGCTTTTGAGGACTTCGATAATCAATCTAGCATGAGGGCTTGTCGAGTAAATTCCTTAACTGTATGACCTGCTTTGCGTTGCTCTAAACTTGTTGGATAATGATGGTATAACAATAGTAGGAGCTTTGTTGAGATTTTTCCATTTACAGGACTCCAGGCTTTCCAAAGTCAAATGGTGATTGCTATATGGTTGCTATATGTTTATTGAGTGCTGACTGATAGTAATGTCATTTGTCCGCCTGTGAACTTGAACCATATTAACACTTCATACTGCATTCAGCCTTGACGGTAGGGGCGCATGGTGGGATGCCCCAAAATTTTTGCACCAGAGGTATGCATGGGTCAGCCacccagaaaaaaaaatccacctCTAGGCTTGAAAGAATTACACCAGTATGGTTGGTTCATATGTTGCAGTGGCAGGGCCCACCTGTGCTGCTGCAGTGTGGCCAGCTGCAAGCCTCCTGTATTTGATGTTCTGCTGTTAAGTTCCTTTCCTCTGGAGTGATTTGCTCTTGATCATTCACATAGTATGATTTCATTTCTGCTGAGTGGTTTGGTCCTATGAGCTAGCATGGGGTTTAGTTGCTTGCATGGGGTTTCCTATGTTAAGGCCCATTAGGCCCATACTCTCTATATATCACCCTCCCCTCCAAGGGGACCGGTATCGCATCCCATGTAAGTGACATGGTAACAGAGCAAGGTTAGGGTTAGTTTTTTTTCCCCCACCAACggcgcgccgtccgccgccgccccatcctCGCCCATCCGCTGCCAGTCGCGGCcttccgccgcggccgcccgtccgccgcccgtcgcggccgtccgccgcggccgcccgttGCCGCTCGTCCCGGCGACGATTTGTCGCCGTCCATCGCGGGCGTCTGCTGTGCCCGTCGCAGCCTTCCTCCGCCGGTCCAGGACGCGCCTGGAGCCGCCTGGCACCGTCTCCTCCGCCGGTCGCCGTCGCGGCTCTGCTCCACCCCTTCCTCGGCCACCCGTCGCGGGCCGGACTTGGCCCTCCGCCAGTCGCGGATCTGGCTGCTGGAGGTGGCCGCTGTCTTCCTCCCGCGTCGCGCCCCGTCGTCCCGtcgcagcagccgcagcagcaagTCGTCCTCCTGACTGGCCGTCGCCGTAGAGCTGCTCCTCGCCTCTACATCTTAGACACCTTGCGCCTACCTTCATCCACTGCATCTCCAGCTCGAGTGCTTTCCGCTGCGTCTGCTTTTGCTGCATCCTTTGCCCAATGGCATCATCGTCTTGGCCATTTGTGTGGATCCCGTTTGTCTACTCTAGTAAAGTCAGGTTGCTTAGGTCCTACTTCTGTTGAGTCTGGTCTTCATTGTAAGGGTTGTCATCTTGGAAAACAAATACAACTTCCATATTTTACTAGTGATTCTCACTCTGTTAGACCTTTTGACTTGGTCCATTCTGATGTTTGGGGTCCTGCACCTTTTGCTTCAAAAGGTGGTCATAAATATTATGTCATTTTTATTGATGATCATTCTCGTTATACTTGGCTTTACTTCATGAAACGTCGCTCTGAGTTGCTCTCTATTTATAAATCATTTGCTCGCATGGTTCACACCCAGTTTTCTGCCCCTATTAAAACTTTTCGTTCTGATTCTGGTGGTGAATATTTATCTGATAGCTTTCGCCAGTTCCTAACCTCAGAGGGTACTCTTGCTCAGCTTTCTTGCCCTGGTGCTCATGCACAAAACGGTGTGGCTGAACGCAAACACCGTCATATCATAGAAACTGCACGCACCCTTTTGATATCTTCTTTTGTACCTTCGCACTTTTGGGGTGAAGCTGTTTCTACTGCGGTTTATCTCATCAATAGACAACCATCATCCAAACTCTCTGGCAAACCACCTGGTGAAGTTCTTTTCGGGACTCCTCCACAATATGATCATCTTCGAGTTTTTGGCTGTATGTGTTATGTTTTGTTACCACCCCGTGAGCGAACTAAATTGACTGCTCAATCTGTTGAGTGTGTTTTTCTTGGATATAGCCTTGAACATAAAGGCTATCGGTGTTATGATCCGTCTTCTCGTCGCATTCGTATTTCACGAGACGTGAGCTTTAATGAAAACCGACCCTTCTTTTACAACTCGTCCACTCACTCATCCTTTTCCACAGAGTCCACCTCGTTCATGTGTCTTCCTCCCATTTCTGATCCTTCATCCATGCCACCATCATCTACTGTATCCACACCTGATGTCCTCATTCCCATTGCACCACCTTCCACTTCCACGTCATCTTCCTCTTACTCTTCTAAACCACCTATCACCCAGACTTACATTCGTCGTCCTCGCTCTACTCCCACGGCTAGTCCTGATGATGATCCTGTTGCTGATGCTTGTACTAACACTGATGAATCTCATGATGTTTGTAATCAGGGATATCGTCTTCGTGACCGTGGCACCATTGTACCTCCAGATCGTTATGGGTTTCCACGTGCTGGTGCAGTTATTGCTGAACCATCCTCTTATAAAGAGGCTTCTGGTATACCTGAGTGGCAGCTTGCTATGACTGAGGAATTGGCTGCCCTCGATCGCACAGGTACATGGGATATTCTTCCTTTACCCTCTGGCGCTGTACCTATCACATGCAAATGGATTTTCAAGATTAAAACCAAATCTGATGGGTCTATTGAGCGATATAAAGCTCGTCTTGTGGCTAGAGGTTTTCAGCAGACTCAGGGTATtgactatgatgagacttttGCACCAGTGGCACATATGACTACTGTTCGGACTTTAATTGCTGTTGCAGCCTCATCTTCTTGGACTATCtctcagatggatgtcaaaaatgCTTTTCTTCATGGTGATCTGCATGAAGAAGTCTATATGCATCCACCTCCTGGGGTAGATGCTCCCTCAGGTCATGTTTGTCGTCTCCGTCGTGccttgtatggtttgaaacaggctcCTCGTGCTTGGTTTGAGAGATTTGTTTCTGTCATCAAGGCTGCTGGTTTCTCTTCCAGTGATCATGATCCTGCATTATTCATCCATATCTCTCCACGAGGACGCACTTTGCTTTTattatatgttgatgacatgttGATTACAGGGGATGATCCAGACCATATCTCTCATGTAAAGGAGTATCTCAACAAGGAATTTCAAATGTCTGACTTGGGTCCACTCAGTTATTTCTTGGGAATTGAGGTTTTGCAAACTCAGAAAGGTATATATCTTTCTCAGTCCAAGTACATACAAGATCTTCTTAATCGTTCTGGTCTTAGCGACACTCGCACTGTTGTCACGCCCATGGATCTTCACTTAACACTTCGTCCGACTGATGGGACACCTTTGGAGGATCCATCTCGATATCGACATATTGTTGGCAGCATAGTCTATCTCACTATTACCAGGCCTGACATTGCTCATGCAGTTCATATTCTCAGTCAGTTTGTATCTGCACCTACCTGTGTTCATTATGGTCATTTACTTCGTGTGATGAGATACTTAAGAGGGACAAGATCAAGACGATTACTTTATGATTCCAATAGCCCACTTCAGCTACATGCTTACTCTGACGCTACTTGGGCAAGTGATCCCACAGATCGTCGCTCCATTACAGGTTACTGTATCCTCCTTGGATCATCTCCTATTGCTTGGAAATCCAAAAAGCAGGCTGCTATATCCAGATCTAGTACTGAAGCCGAACTTCGTGCGCTTGCCACTACTACTGCTGAGATTATTTGGCTTCGATGGCTCTTGGCTGATCTAGGTGTCTCTTGTGACACTCCTACGCCTCTTCTctgtgacaacagtggagcTATACAAATTTGTCATGATCCAGTG
This portion of the Panicum virgatum strain AP13 chromosome 2N, P.virgatum_v5, whole genome shotgun sequence genome encodes:
- the LOC120660077 gene encoding CAX-interacting protein 4-like → MPATAGRVRMPANNRVHSSAALQTHGIWQSAIGYDPYAPENNKQQPGRPSSSVSANAAAAAANDANAAAAAAGSGSGDGNAYNSFQGLLALARITGSNSDETRGACKKCGRVGHLTFQCRNFLSVKDLDLDDADAQAAAQAAAQAKFDEIKKKAAAGGNADEVSDEEEEDEDSDSSDSDIDPELEKIIAERERARNGGRRSRDEEKKSSHRHRSSSSKRRSRHTRSRKSDDSEDEEEEGRRGRDRKRAGRSKKHESDEDSSDDSESDRKRHRKSRKDRKRRRSHHRSDSSDDEDISGGEERRRRRHRKRRHHRREAYDSDSGGSESAAEKRSSRRRRHRRSESSGSDEDKRHDNRGAKRSGEKSRDRKRS